The following proteins are co-located in the Diaphorobacter sp. HDW4B genome:
- a CDS encoding branched-chain amino acid transaminase, translating to MSPVVPSMADRDGKIWMDGQMLDWRDAKIHVLTHSLHYGCGAFEGVRAYKTDSGTAIFRLQDHTDRLFNSAKILRMALPFSKDEVNEAQRAVVRENKLESCYLRPLTWIGSEKLGVSPKGNKIHMIVAAWAWGAYLGEDGMKRGIRVKTSSYTRHHVNITMTQAKASSNYTNSILANMEATDDGYDEALLLDSSGFVSEGSGENVFIIKGGVVYTPDLSAGALNGITRNTVFAICKDLGIEVVQKRITRDEVYIADEAFFSGTAAEITPIRELDRVEIGSGSRGPLTEKIQTAFFDIVNGRNPKYAHWLTKV from the coding sequence ATGAGCCCCGTAGTTCCCTCGATGGCCGACCGTGACGGCAAGATCTGGATGGACGGCCAGATGCTGGACTGGCGCGACGCCAAGATCCACGTGCTGACGCACTCGCTGCACTATGGTTGCGGCGCTTTTGAAGGCGTGCGTGCGTACAAGACGGATTCGGGCACGGCCATCTTCCGTCTGCAGGATCACACCGATCGCCTGTTCAACAGCGCAAAAATCCTGCGTATGGCACTGCCATTCAGCAAGGATGAGGTGAACGAGGCCCAACGTGCCGTGGTGCGCGAGAACAAGCTGGAGTCCTGCTATCTGCGTCCGCTGACCTGGATCGGCTCCGAGAAGCTGGGCGTTTCGCCCAAGGGCAACAAGATCCACATGATCGTGGCGGCCTGGGCCTGGGGTGCCTACCTCGGCGAAGACGGCATGAAGCGCGGCATCCGCGTGAAGACGTCGAGCTACACCCGTCACCACGTGAACATCACGATGACGCAGGCCAAGGCGTCGAGCAACTACACGAACTCGATCCTCGCCAACATGGAAGCGACCGACGACGGCTACGACGAAGCCCTGCTGCTGGACAGCTCCGGTTTCGTGTCCGAAGGCTCGGGCGAGAACGTCTTCATCATCAAGGGCGGCGTGGTCTACACGCCCGACCTGTCGGCTGGCGCCCTGAACGGCATCACCCGCAACACCGTGTTCGCGATCTGCAAGGATCTGGGCATCGAAGTGGTCCAAAAGCGCATCACGCGTGACGAGGTCTACATCGCCGACGAGGCTTTCTTCAGCGGCACCGCTGCGGAAATCACCCCGATCCGCGAACTCGACCGCGTGGAAATCGGCTCCGGCAGCCGCGGCCCGCTCACCGAGAAGATCCAGACCGCGTTCTTTGACATCGTCAACGGCCGCAATCCCAAGTACGCTCACTGGCTGACCAAGGTGTAA
- a CDS encoding glycerate kinase, whose amino-acid sequence MNFRKYLIPIGIACLFIASYNAWGWQGPITVLGGLVMWGLLHYTRLMNVMQKANKSPIGYVASAVMLNAKLRPGVNLLHVVAMTRSLGELLTPEGQDPERFRWTDGGKSFVVVEFVNGRVVKWELTRPQVTEEDAPKQESAAISSTQS is encoded by the coding sequence ATGAATTTCCGCAAATATCTCATCCCGATCGGTATCGCCTGCCTGTTCATCGCTTCGTACAACGCCTGGGGCTGGCAGGGGCCGATCACGGTTCTGGGTGGTCTGGTGATGTGGGGGCTGTTGCATTACACGCGCCTGATGAACGTGATGCAGAAGGCCAACAAGAGCCCGATTGGCTATGTTGCCAGTGCGGTCATGCTCAATGCCAAGCTGCGTCCGGGCGTGAATCTGCTGCATGTGGTGGCGATGACACGCTCGCTCGGCGAGCTGCTCACGCCCGAGGGTCAGGACCCCGAACGCTTTCGCTGGACGGACGGTGGCAAGTCGTTCGTGGTGGTGGAATTCGTCAATGGTCGAGTGGTCAAGTGGGAATTGACGCGACCCCAAGTCACCGAAGAAGACGCACCAAAACAGGAATCTGCGGCCATTTCGTCCACTCAATCGTAA
- a CDS encoding endonuclease, whose translation MGKSTGLNRYQLLIERIFESRWSKGLKEFYFERADLESTALELGITLPKNLGDVMYALRYRISFPESILATQPKDREWVIEGAGRARYRLRLVKKTRILPRPDLAWIAIPDATPELIRAYALDDEQALLAIVRYNRLIDTFLGLTTYSLQNHLRTTVSGIGQIEIDELYIGLDKYGCHYVIPVQAKGGSDQIGVVQTTQDIRFVEQRFPGMRCRAISAQFMEEGIVALFELILQDDEVRVVEERHYKLVPYSELDPRAVRGYS comes from the coding sequence ATGGGTAAATCGACGGGGCTCAATCGCTATCAGCTCCTCATCGAGCGAATTTTCGAGAGTCGTTGGAGCAAAGGGCTGAAGGAGTTTTATTTTGAACGCGCTGATTTGGAATCGACCGCGTTGGAACTCGGTATTACGTTGCCCAAGAACCTCGGTGATGTGATGTACGCACTGCGTTATCGAATCAGTTTTCCGGAAAGCATCCTGGCGACACAACCCAAAGACCGGGAATGGGTAATTGAAGGGGCCGGAAGAGCACGCTACAGACTGAGGTTAGTCAAAAAGACGCGTATCTTGCCGCGCCCCGACCTTGCTTGGATTGCGATTCCTGACGCGACGCCTGAATTGATCCGAGCCTATGCCTTGGATGATGAGCAGGCACTGCTTGCAATCGTCAGGTACAACCGACTGATCGATACGTTTCTTGGTTTAACCACATACAGTTTGCAGAATCATTTGAGAACGACAGTAAGTGGGATTGGTCAAATTGAGATAGATGAACTTTATATAGGTTTGGATAAATATGGCTGTCACTATGTGATCCCAGTGCAGGCAAAAGGTGGAAGCGATCAGATTGGCGTGGTGCAGACCACGCAAGATATTCGTTTTGTTGAACAGAGATTCCCTGGAATGCGATGTCGTGCTATTTCAGCGCAATTCATGGAGGAGGGGATCGTCGCGCTATTTGAATTGATATTGCAAGATGATGAGGTCAGAGTCGTTGAGGAGCGCCATTACAAGCTTGTGCCGTATTCGGAGTTGGATCCGAGGGCAGTACGTGGTTATTCCTGA
- a CDS encoding DNA cytosine methyltransferase, with product MSLRPVGIDLFAGAGGLSLGFEQAGFDVAAAVEVDPIHCAVHEFNFPQCAVIPRSVVGLSAAEIRLAAGLGNRPIDCVFGGPPCQGFSMMGKRAMDDPRNSLVLEFVRLVAELDARTFVFENVKGLTVGKHRAFLDELVQAFDKVGYDVRQPWQVLDASNFGTPQKRQRLILLGAKKGNPLPEYPIPTTQPADAKQALLGLALGPTVKEAIGDLPNAERFDSLIGSDIVKTQAFKEPSTYAAEMRCLGVASWHYGYIRKWMPDFLTSSARTEHSAISRQRFRETMPGLVEPISRFFKLPPNGLSNTLRAGTDSARGAFTSPRPIHYKYDRCITVREMARLHGFPDWFRLHATKWHGARQIGNAVPAPMARAIGQAVLAALGVVPTTPQVMISLGDTKLLYMEMSAAANRFGVPRPNGKRDKKSGIKKRKQHEIEELRHRSGGLYG from the coding sequence ATGAGTTTAAGACCTGTTGGAATAGATCTTTTTGCTGGCGCAGGCGGACTCTCTTTGGGCTTTGAGCAGGCGGGGTTTGATGTCGCGGCCGCAGTTGAGGTTGACCCAATTCATTGCGCAGTTCATGAGTTCAACTTCCCTCAATGTGCCGTAATCCCGAGGTCGGTCGTTGGCCTTTCTGCGGCAGAAATCCGATTGGCGGCAGGGTTGGGCAATCGGCCGATCGATTGTGTTTTCGGCGGTCCTCCCTGTCAGGGTTTTTCGATGATGGGAAAGCGGGCTATGGATGACCCGCGTAACAGTCTTGTTCTGGAGTTCGTTCGTCTTGTTGCGGAGCTCGATGCACGAACTTTTGTTTTTGAAAATGTGAAGGGTTTGACGGTTGGAAAGCATAGGGCGTTCTTGGACGAGTTGGTGCAAGCTTTCGACAAGGTGGGGTACGACGTCCGTCAGCCGTGGCAAGTTTTGGATGCCTCGAATTTTGGAACGCCTCAGAAGCGTCAACGCCTGATTCTGCTGGGGGCAAAAAAGGGTAATCCTCTTCCGGAGTACCCGATACCAACGACTCAGCCAGCTGACGCCAAGCAAGCTTTGCTGGGACTTGCGTTGGGGCCCACGGTTAAAGAGGCTATCGGGGATTTACCAAATGCGGAGCGTTTCGATTCTTTGATCGGATCGGATATTGTCAAGACGCAGGCGTTCAAGGAGCCATCGACGTATGCTGCCGAAATGCGATGTCTTGGCGTGGCATCTTGGCACTATGGCTACATCCGGAAGTGGATGCCGGATTTTTTGACCTCGAGTGCACGGACAGAACACTCGGCCATTTCGCGTCAGCGTTTTCGTGAAACGATGCCAGGTTTGGTGGAACCAATCAGTCGCTTTTTCAAATTGCCTCCGAATGGTCTCTCAAATACGTTGCGGGCAGGAACCGATAGCGCTCGTGGTGCATTTACCAGCCCAAGACCAATTCACTACAAATACGATCGTTGTATAACCGTTCGGGAAATGGCGCGGTTACACGGTTTCCCCGATTGGTTTCGCTTGCACGCGACCAAGTGGCATGGTGCACGTCAGATCGGCAATGCGGTACCTGCTCCGATGGCTAGGGCCATTGGACAAGCGGTTTTAGCTGCTTTGGGTGTTGTTCCGACAACACCGCAAGTGATGATTTCTCTAGGCGATACGAAGCTGCTGTACATGGAGATGTCTGCTGCAGCCAACCGTTTTGGCGTACCTCGCCCCAATGGCAAACGAGACAAAAAAAGTGGGATTAAAAAGCGCAAGCAACATGAAATAGAAGAGTTGCGCCATCGTTCAGGAGGGCTGTATGGGTAA
- the radA gene encoding DNA repair protein RadA, which produces MAKDKAIFICSECGGTSPRWLGKCPSCGAWNTLVESVVEGGNSGASKNRMSTSNYAGLAQAQVVTPLAAIEAQDVARSPSGIEELDRVLGGGIVEGGVVLIGGDPGIGKSTLLLQAMDALHRTGMPTLYVTGEESGAQVALRSRRLGLDHSQVNVLAEIQLEKILATMEATQPAVVVIDSIQTVYSDQLTSAPGSVAQVRECAAHLTRAAKSTGIAVILVGHVTKEGALAGPRVLEHMVDTVLYFEGDTHSSFRLVRAIKNRFGAVNEIGVFAMTEKGLKGVTNPSAIFLSQHSEPVPGSCVLVTLEGTRPLLVEIQALVDSSGPAPRRLSVGLDRDRLAMLLAVLHRHAGVACADQDVFVNAVGGVRISEPAADLAVMLSITSSLRGKALPKGFIAFGEVGLAGEVRPAPRGQERLKEAAKLGFTVAIVPKANAPKKPIEGLEIHAVERVDEAMNIVRGLG; this is translated from the coding sequence ATGGCCAAAGACAAGGCAATCTTCATCTGTTCCGAATGCGGCGGCACCAGCCCGCGCTGGCTGGGCAAATGCCCGTCCTGCGGCGCATGGAACACGCTGGTGGAATCGGTGGTCGAGGGCGGCAACAGCGGCGCGAGCAAGAACCGCATGAGCACGTCCAACTACGCGGGCCTTGCGCAGGCGCAGGTCGTCACGCCGCTCGCCGCGATTGAAGCGCAGGACGTCGCGCGTTCGCCCAGCGGCATCGAAGAACTCGACCGCGTGCTCGGCGGCGGCATCGTCGAAGGCGGCGTCGTGCTGATCGGTGGCGACCCCGGCATCGGCAAATCCACGCTGCTGCTTCAAGCCATGGACGCGCTGCACCGCACCGGCATGCCCACGCTTTATGTGACCGGCGAGGAAAGCGGCGCGCAGGTGGCGCTGCGTTCGCGTCGCCTCGGACTCGACCACAGCCAGGTGAATGTGCTGGCCGAAATCCAGCTCGAAAAAATCCTCGCGACCATGGAGGCCACGCAGCCCGCCGTGGTGGTGATCGACTCGATCCAGACCGTGTATTCCGACCAGCTCACCAGCGCCCCCGGCTCCGTCGCACAGGTGCGCGAATGCGCGGCACACCTCACGCGCGCGGCCAAGTCCACCGGCATCGCGGTGATCCTCGTCGGCCACGTGACCAAGGAAGGCGCGCTCGCCGGCCCGCGCGTGCTCGAACACATGGTGGACACCGTGCTGTACTTCGAAGGCGACACGCATTCGAGCTTCCGCCTCGTTCGCGCGATCAAGAACCGCTTCGGCGCGGTCAACGAAATCGGCGTGTTCGCGATGACCGAAAAAGGCCTCAAGGGCGTGACCAACCCGAGCGCGATCTTTCTGTCGCAACACAGCGAACCCGTGCCCGGCAGCTGCGTGCTCGTCACGCTTGAAGGCACGCGGCCTTTGCTGGTCGAAATCCAGGCGCTGGTCGATTCCTCAGGCCCCGCGCCACGTCGTCTGTCGGTGGGCCTCGACCGAGACCGCCTCGCCATGCTGCTGGCCGTGCTCCACCGCCACGCAGGCGTGGCCTGCGCCGATCAGGACGTGTTCGTCAACGCCGTGGGCGGCGTGCGCATCAGCGAGCCCGCAGCCGATTTGGCGGTGATGCTGTCGATCACCAGCAGCCTGCGCGGCAAAGCCTTGCCCAAGGGCTTCATCGCCTTCGGCGAAGTGGGTTTGGCCGGTGAAGTGCGCCCCGCGCCGCGCGGTCAGGAGCGCCTGAAAGAAGCTGCAAAGTTGGGCTTCACCGTCGCGATCGTGCCCAAGGCCAACGCGCCCAAAAAGCCCATCGAAGGCTTGGAAATCCACGCGGTGGAGCGGGTGGATGAGGCGATGAATATCGTGCGTGGGTTGGGGTGA
- a CDS encoding GntR family transcriptional regulator, translated as MSTLKTTQANKLVKKPRAKAISHVRRERGSDVFQTLRDMAISYQLKPGERLSEIELAERLGVSRTPVREALARLVTEGFLEPCTRGYMRRPLQVQDVLDLYEARMAVERECLRYAVERANAEQIAEMQAFLDKSRKAAPGTAVRELVELDEAFHNRIAAMSGNSELARMLGNLNERVRFIRWIDMEKVGRDSTQKEHGAIADAIEKRDRQTAAKLMDEHIALRREQIVEAVTQGLARIFLGEEVATAK; from the coding sequence ATGTCGACGTTGAAAACAACCCAAGCAAACAAGTTGGTAAAGAAGCCGCGCGCCAAAGCCATTTCCCATGTGCGGCGCGAGCGCGGCAGCGATGTGTTCCAGACGCTGCGCGACATGGCGATCAGCTACCAGCTCAAGCCGGGCGAACGCCTGAGCGAGATCGAACTGGCCGAGCGTCTGGGCGTGAGCCGCACCCCCGTGCGCGAGGCCTTGGCGCGTCTGGTCACCGAAGGTTTTCTCGAACCCTGCACGCGCGGCTACATGCGCAGGCCGCTGCAGGTGCAGGATGTTCTCGATCTGTACGAAGCCCGCATGGCGGTGGAGCGCGAATGCCTGCGCTATGCGGTCGAGCGTGCGAACGCGGAGCAGATCGCCGAGATGCAGGCCTTTCTCGACAAGAGCCGCAAGGCCGCACCGGGCACCGCCGTGCGCGAACTGGTGGAACTCGACGAGGCTTTCCACAACCGCATCGCCGCCATGTCCGGCAACAGCGAGCTCGCGCGCATGCTCGGCAATCTGAACGAACGCGTGCGCTTCATCCGCTGGATCGACATGGAAAAAGTCGGCCGCGATTCCACGCAGAAGGAGCACGGCGCGATTGCCGACGCCATCGAAAAGCGCGACCGGCAAACCGCCGCGAAGCTCATGGATGAGCACATCGCCCTGCGCCGCGAACAGATCGTCGAAGCCGTCACGCAAGGGCTGGCGCGCATCTTCTTGGGCGAGGAAGTGGCAACGGCCAAGTAG
- a CDS encoding thiamine pyrophosphate-binding protein: protein MSTTPMNGADAMVRMLQHNGVKHIFGLCGDTSLPFYDSMARLDHGIDHILTRDERSAGYMADGYARVTGKVGVCEGPSGGGATYLLPGLVEANESSIAVLGITTDVSVGARGKFPLTELDQQAMYKPLTKWNTTIDRVDQIPHAMRSAFRAMTTGRPGAAHICLPYDLQKHELPNPQDVWAQPGHDHFPATRSAPDPATIDDAAARLVAAKAPVLICGGGVVISGASKALEALATRLNAPVCLTVSGQGSLADTHPLNAGVVGTNGGVPATRAVVAQADLVLFIGCRAGSTTTEHGQMPGRGVTILHIDVDAMTIGTNYRTDVGMVGDARLALEALDAAVQKIIAKRPAEVSDGRALAARARLEKLEFFNPLAQSSEMPIRPERVLATLNKLLPKRAIAVADPGTPCPYFSAYFDAPQEGRHFITNRAHGALGYSMSAAFGAQVGVPDCMVISAMGDGSFGFTCGELETIVRRNVPLKMIVFSNSVYGWIKASQKTGYGERYFSVDFNRTNHARVAEAFGVKAWTVQDPSDLESSLKAALAHDGPALIDIFSQPLQDTAVPVSQWMG, encoded by the coding sequence ATGAGCACAACGCCCATGAATGGTGCAGATGCGATGGTACGGATGTTGCAACACAACGGTGTGAAGCATATTTTCGGACTTTGTGGCGACACCAGCCTGCCCTTCTATGACTCGATGGCGCGGCTGGACCATGGCATCGACCACATCCTCACGCGTGACGAGCGCAGCGCGGGCTACATGGCCGACGGCTACGCCCGCGTGACCGGCAAGGTGGGCGTATGCGAAGGCCCGAGCGGCGGCGGCGCGACTTATCTGCTGCCGGGGCTGGTCGAGGCCAACGAGTCGTCGATCGCGGTGCTGGGCATCACCACCGATGTGTCGGTGGGCGCGCGCGGCAAGTTTCCACTGACCGAGCTGGATCAGCAGGCCATGTACAAGCCGCTGACCAAGTGGAACACCACCATCGACCGCGTGGACCAGATTCCGCACGCCATGCGCAGCGCCTTCCGCGCAATGACCACGGGCCGTCCCGGCGCGGCGCACATCTGCCTGCCGTATGACCTGCAAAAGCACGAGTTGCCGAACCCGCAGGACGTGTGGGCGCAACCCGGCCACGACCATTTCCCCGCCACGCGCAGCGCGCCCGATCCGGCCACGATTGACGATGCAGCCGCGCGTCTGGTGGCAGCCAAGGCACCGGTGCTGATCTGCGGCGGCGGCGTGGTGATCTCGGGCGCGAGCAAGGCGCTTGAGGCACTCGCCACGCGCCTGAATGCACCTGTTTGCCTGACGGTGAGCGGTCAGGGCAGCCTGGCCGACACGCATCCGCTGAATGCGGGCGTGGTCGGCACCAACGGCGGCGTGCCCGCCACGCGTGCGGTGGTGGCGCAGGCCGATCTGGTGCTGTTCATCGGTTGCCGCGCAGGCTCGACCACGACCGAGCACGGCCAGATGCCGGGCCGTGGCGTGACCATCCTGCACATCGATGTGGATGCGATGACCATCGGCACCAACTACCGCACTGATGTGGGAATGGTGGGCGATGCACGTCTGGCGCTCGAAGCACTCGATGCCGCCGTGCAGAAGATCATCGCCAAGCGCCCCGCCGAAGTGTCGGATGGCCGCGCGCTGGCCGCGCGTGCGCGTCTGGAAAAGCTGGAATTCTTCAACCCGCTTGCGCAATCGAGCGAGATGCCGATCCGCCCCGAGCGCGTGCTCGCCACGCTCAACAAGCTGCTGCCCAAGCGCGCGATTGCGGTGGCCGATCCGGGCACGCCCTGCCCGTATTTCTCGGCGTATTTCGACGCGCCACAGGAAGGCCGCCACTTCATCACCAACCGCGCGCACGGTGCGCTCGGCTATTCGATGTCGGCTGCCTTCGGCGCACAGGTCGGCGTGCCCGATTGCATGGTGATCTCCGCCATGGGCGACGGCAGCTTCGGCTTCACCTGCGGCGAGCTGGAAACCATCGTGCGCCGCAACGTGCCGCTCAAGATGATCGTGTTCTCGAACTCGGTCTACGGCTGGATCAAGGCAAGCCAGAAGACGGGTTACGGCGAGCGTTATTTCTCGGTCGATTTCAACCGCACCAACCACGCCCGCGTGGCCGAAGCCTTCGGCGTGAAGGCCTGGACCGTGCAGGACCCGAGCGATCTGGAAAGCTCGCTCAAGGCCGCGCTAGCGCATGACGGTCCGGCGTTGATCGACATCTTCTCGCAGCCCTTGCAAGACACGGCCGTTCCTGTCAGCCAATGGATGGGGTAA
- a CDS encoding tripartite tricarboxylate transporter substrate binding protein, with product MRGTVLTRRQAVALGAAAAASGLSGLAQAEETPMRLQVTFPPGGSTDIASRIIQPRLSELAGRPVIVENRPGAASQIATQYVAKSAPDGNTLLVSFDTHAINPIAKPKLPYDTFKDFTGVTLAVRFPLVIGANAQAVQGAKDLRDFLKEAKANPGKFSYASTGVGSMNHLVMEDIKRRSGTFVLHVPFGGGGPAVQAVLGNVTTLTLLSYAALRGQISAGKIKPLAVTGAKRLPELPDVPTVAECGFPGFEAYSWIGIFAPSATPAATVQRLTKEFQGALQTPDVHSKLTAAGFEVIGSDGPGLDKHTHQEYERWRKFVQETKLKLEE from the coding sequence ATGAGAGGCACTGTTCTCACCCGCCGCCAGGCCGTCGCTTTGGGCGCGGCTGCCGCTGCGTCCGGCCTGAGTGGACTGGCGCAAGCGGAAGAAACGCCGATGCGCCTGCAGGTCACGTTTCCGCCGGGGGGCAGCACCGACATCGCCTCGCGCATCATTCAGCCGCGCCTGTCGGAGCTGGCGGGGCGTCCGGTGATCGTCGAAAACCGTCCCGGTGCCGCCAGCCAGATCGCGACGCAGTATGTGGCCAAGTCCGCACCGGACGGCAACACGCTGCTGGTGAGTTTCGACACGCATGCGATCAACCCGATCGCCAAGCCCAAGCTGCCCTACGACACGTTCAAGGACTTCACGGGCGTGACGCTGGCCGTGCGTTTTCCGCTGGTCATCGGTGCGAATGCGCAGGCGGTGCAGGGCGCCAAGGATCTGCGCGATTTTCTGAAGGAAGCCAAGGCCAATCCCGGCAAGTTCAGCTACGCCTCTACCGGCGTGGGCTCGATGAACCATCTCGTGATGGAAGACATCAAGCGGCGCTCGGGCACCTTCGTGCTGCACGTGCCGTTCGGCGGCGGCGGCCCGGCCGTGCAGGCGGTGCTGGGCAACGTGACTACGCTGACGCTGCTGAGCTACGCGGCGCTGCGCGGCCAGATCAGTGCAGGCAAGATCAAGCCGCTCGCGGTGACCGGCGCCAAGCGCCTGCCCGAGCTGCCCGATGTGCCGACCGTGGCCGAATGCGGCTTTCCGGGCTTCGAGGCCTATTCGTGGATCGGCATCTTCGCGCCCTCGGCCACGCCTGCAGCCACCGTGCAGCGCCTGACCAAGGAATTCCAGGGCGCGCTGCAAACGCCCGATGTGCACAGCAAGCTCACCGCTGCGGGCTTTGAAGTGATCGGCAGCGACGGGCCGGGTCTGGACAAGCACACGCATCAGGAATACGAACGCTGGCGCAAGTTCGTGCAGGAGACCAAACTCAAGCTCGAAGAGTGA
- a CDS encoding VOC family protein, whose translation MHHSLDHVVIAVDDLSRSIEQYRALGFTVYPGGDHQGRSSHNALIMLADGSYLELKAWRSPAPQERWWATLDKSGEGLVDFALLSADPVGELAAARARGLTTLQGPVPGERMRPDGQHVRWTTARHDTGDVPFLCGDITPRNLRVPDDAALMQHANGATGVALITVAVQDLDVTLARWQALLGPDFALPAISDDAALGIRSVRIALAGFDVILQGLTSENSNITLAKHLALRGEGAYEVVLRGTTAKWASPAAEHGFRS comes from the coding sequence ATGCATCACTCTCTCGATCACGTCGTCATTGCCGTCGACGACCTCTCCCGCTCCATCGAACAGTACCGCGCGCTCGGCTTCACCGTCTATCCGGGCGGCGACCATCAGGGCCGCAGCTCGCACAACGCGCTCATCATGCTGGCCGACGGCTCCTATCTGGAGCTGAAGGCTTGGCGCTCGCCCGCGCCCCAAGAGCGCTGGTGGGCCACGCTCGACAAGAGCGGCGAAGGCCTCGTCGACTTCGCCCTGCTGTCCGCCGATCCGGTGGGCGAACTGGCCGCTGCCCGCGCGCGCGGTCTGACCACGCTGCAAGGCCCTGTGCCCGGCGAACGCATGCGCCCCGACGGCCAGCATGTGCGCTGGACCACCGCGCGCCACGACACCGGCGACGTGCCGTTTCTGTGCGGCGACATCACGCCGCGCAATCTGCGCGTGCCCGACGATGCCGCGCTGATGCAACACGCCAACGGTGCCACTGGCGTGGCGCTGATCACCGTGGCCGTGCAGGATCTGGACGTGACGCTCGCCCGCTGGCAGGCGCTGCTCGGCCCGGATTTCGCGCTGCCCGCCATCAGCGACGACGCGGCGCTCGGCATCCGCAGCGTGCGCATTGCGCTCGCGGGTTTCGACGTGATCTTGCAAGGACTCACTTCCGAGAACAGCAACATCACGCTTGCCAAGCACCTGGCCCTGCGCGGCGAAGGTGCGTATGAAGTGGTGCTGCGCGGCACCACGGCCAAGTGGGCCAGCCCGGCTGCCGAGCACGGCTTCCGCTCCTGA
- the hpaR gene encoding homoprotocatechuate degradation operon regulator HpaR gives MTSALKHRNLPSLLLQARESIMGHTRPHLRKSGLSDQQWRVLRALGDGQQLETGQVAKDAFLLGPSLTGVLTRMERDGLIQRTKDPADQRRTVVSATTEGLELVKRLSREIAQHYAELEETYGKGKLVELYKLLDELIALERQ, from the coding sequence ATGACCTCCGCACTCAAACATCGCAATCTTCCCAGCCTGCTTTTGCAGGCTCGCGAGTCGATCATGGGCCACACCCGACCGCATCTGCGCAAGAGCGGGCTGTCGGATCAGCAGTGGCGCGTACTGCGTGCATTGGGGGACGGACAGCAGCTCGAAACCGGACAGGTCGCCAAGGACGCGTTTCTGCTCGGGCCCAGCCTCACCGGCGTGCTCACGCGCATGGAGCGTGACGGGCTGATCCAGCGCACCAAGGACCCCGCCGACCAGCGCCGCACGGTGGTGTCGGCCACCACCGAAGGGCTGGAACTCGTCAAGCGCCTGTCGCGCGAGATTGCCCAGCATTACGCCGAGCTGGAAGAAACCTACGGCAAGGGCAAGCTGGTGGAGCTCTACAAACTGCTGGATGAGCTGATCGCACTGGAAAGACAATGA
- a CDS encoding fumarylacetoacetate hydrolase family protein, producing the protein MTPRSPDFRHGTVYGVLLNDRATQARMASQFGEPPYKAPPQAPVLYIKPRNTQAGDGVAVPIPAEPGVVRVDATIGLVIGSTAWRVSPADALSHVSGYVIASDLTLPHDNYYRPAIRQRCRDLFCPMSAVFTAAAGFQVDDALLEVQIRNAAGEATHTWHRSFADLVRSAPQLLADVSEFMTLSPGDVLLLGPGEGSPNARAGDTVVITVNGLGQLSHSLTHEITEGARA; encoded by the coding sequence ATGACCCCGCGCTCCCCGGACTTCCGCCATGGCACCGTGTACGGCGTGCTGCTCAATGACCGAGCCACGCAGGCACGCATGGCGTCGCAGTTCGGCGAGCCGCCCTACAAGGCTCCGCCCCAAGCCCCTGTTCTCTACATCAAGCCACGCAACACACAGGCGGGCGACGGCGTGGCCGTACCCATTCCGGCAGAGCCCGGCGTGGTGCGCGTGGACGCCACCATCGGCCTCGTGATCGGCAGCACCGCCTGGCGCGTGTCACCCGCAGATGCCCTGTCACACGTGAGCGGCTATGTGATCGCCAGCGACCTCACGCTGCCGCACGACAACTACTACCGCCCCGCGATTCGCCAGCGCTGCCGTGACCTGTTCTGCCCGATGAGCGCCGTGTTCACCGCAGCGGCTGGCTTTCAGGTGGACGACGCGCTGCTTGAAGTGCAGATCCGCAATGCAGCGGGCGAGGCCACCCACACCTGGCATCGCAGCTTTGCCGATCTGGTGCGCAGCGCGCCGCAGTTGCTCGCCGATGTCAGCGAATTCATGACGCTCTCTCCCGGCGACGTGCTGCTGCTCGGCCCCGGCGAAGGCTCGCCCAACGCGCGTGCGGGCGACACGGTCGTCATCACCGTGAATGGCCTCGGCCAACTGAGTCACTCGCTGACGCATGAAATCACCGAAGGAGCACGCGCATGA